One genomic segment of Alkalicoccobacillus plakortidis includes these proteins:
- a CDS encoding 5-formyltetrahydrofolate cyclo-ligase produces MKMEKRLIRETVLNELTLLTPTTYRIQSERIAEQLYQQSYWQKAKTVALTVSRFPEVDTEPMIAKAWEEGKKVALPRINTQTKQMEFFIIETYQQLEETVFKLKEPIPSQSTLQSANDIDLMIVPGVAFTKQGYRLGLGGGYYDRYLPKFKGITVSLLFSAQLVDTIPLEEHDHIIDYLLSQGVGLNECPVIHRCYFSSHHCLQIEEAYKIRSCDCCWSWFCDYTRYGS; encoded by the coding sequence ATGAAAATGGAAAAGCGTCTGATCCGCGAAACGGTTTTAAATGAACTTACTTTACTTACACCTACTACCTATCGAATTCAATCAGAACGTATCGCCGAACAGTTATACCAGCAGTCTTATTGGCAAAAAGCCAAAACTGTTGCGTTAACAGTTTCGAGATTTCCTGAAGTTGATACTGAGCCAATGATTGCTAAAGCGTGGGAAGAAGGAAAAAAAGTTGCGCTTCCTCGGATAAATACACAGACTAAACAAATGGAATTTTTTATAATAGAAACGTATCAGCAGTTAGAAGAAACTGTGTTTAAATTAAAGGAACCTATTCCTAGCCAATCGACTCTGCAATCAGCTAATGATATTGATCTTATGATTGTGCCTGGCGTTGCTTTTACCAAACAAGGTTATAGACTTGGACTTGGCGGAGGTTACTATGACCGTTATTTACCAAAATTCAAAGGGATCACCGTCTCACTGCTTTTTTCTGCTCAATTAGTTGATACTATACCTCTAGAAGAGCATGATCACATAATTGATTACCTTCTATCTCAAGGGGTAGGATTAAATGAATGTCCTGTTATACATAGGTGTTATTTTTCTAGCCATCATTGCTTACAGATTGAGGAAGCTTACAAAATCAGGAGCTGTGACTGCTGTTGGAGTTGGTTTTGCGATTACACTCGGTATGGGTCTTAG
- a CDS encoding glycosyltransferase family 4 protein encodes MGIPPCHCCGLSIHVSHLAHELAKKSYEVHVLTSYVDGLPSHQEENGVHVHRVQGLNPHAASFNDWIGGLNFAMVKAGEELAKTQKIDLIHAHDWLVSVAAIGLKQKLQLPLLATIHATESGRINGSLNSRQEMIRLKEERLMHEAKQIIVCSQSMKRELTHDYRMSKNKISIIPNASRVSQSTNSDSLSQTQINSIYCFGRLVPEKGFQILLQALHLLKDRNKSVHVTIAGEGPYKESLERMAKELDVSNRVSFVGFLEPEECLRQLEKADIVVIPSLYEPFGLAALEAMSSAKAVIASKVGGLVELVTHNQTGLLVEPGDARDLATQLERLVDNSDEVKKLGQEAATHVFETYSLEKTAQLTIEQMNRMIKERTVSIN; translated from the coding sequence TTGGGAATACCCCCCTGTCATTGCTGCGGGCTTTCTATTCATGTATCCCATTTAGCTCATGAGTTAGCCAAAAAATCGTATGAAGTCCATGTCTTAACAAGTTATGTCGATGGCCTTCCATCTCATCAAGAAGAGAATGGGGTTCATGTTCATCGGGTTCAGGGCCTTAATCCTCATGCAGCTAGTTTTAACGATTGGATTGGCGGTTTGAATTTTGCGATGGTTAAAGCAGGGGAAGAATTAGCAAAAACACAAAAGATAGACCTTATTCACGCACACGATTGGTTAGTCAGTGTAGCTGCGATTGGTTTAAAGCAAAAGCTTCAACTGCCTCTACTTGCAACGATTCATGCAACTGAGAGTGGGCGGATAAATGGAAGTCTAAACAGCAGGCAAGAGATGATTCGTTTAAAAGAAGAACGATTAATGCATGAAGCGAAACAAATTATTGTTTGTAGTCAGTCGATGAAAAGAGAGTTAACTCATGATTATCGCATGTCTAAAAACAAAATTTCGATTATTCCGAATGCTTCAAGAGTTTCCCAAAGTACCAATAGTGACTCATTAAGCCAAACACAAATAAACTCGATTTATTGTTTTGGTCGATTAGTTCCTGAAAAAGGTTTTCAAATTTTGCTGCAAGCTCTCCATCTATTAAAAGACCGCAACAAAAGCGTACACGTGACCATTGCGGGAGAAGGGCCTTATAAAGAGAGTCTCGAACGAATGGCAAAAGAGTTAGATGTTTCAAACAGAGTTTCATTTGTTGGCTTTTTGGAACCAGAAGAATGTCTGAGGCAATTAGAAAAAGCGGATATCGTGGTTATACCAAGCCTCTATGAACCATTTGGTTTAGCTGCATTAGAAGCGATGAGTTCAGCAAAAGCAGTGATTGCTTCAAAGGTAGGAGGCTTAGTGGAATTAGTCACACATAATCAAACAGGCTTACTTGTAGAACCTGGAGATGCTCGTGACTTGGCAACGCAACTAGAGCGACTAGTAGACAATTCGGATGAAGTGAAAAAGCTTGGTCAGGAGGCAGCTACCCACGTTTTTGAAACATACAGCTTGGAGAAAACAGCGCAACTCACAATCGAACAAATGAATCGAATGATAAAAGAACGAACCGTTTCTATAAATTAA
- the rpmG gene encoding 50S ribosomal protein L33, with the protein MRVQVTLACTETGDRTYITSKNKRTNPERIELKKYSPRLKRHTLHRETK; encoded by the coding sequence ATGCGTGTACAAGTTACTCTTGCTTGCACGGAAACTGGTGATCGTACGTACATCACTTCTAAAAACAAGCGAACAAACCCTGAACGTATTGAGCTTAAAAAGTATAGCCCGCGCCTTAAGCGCCACACACTTCACCGCGAGACAAAATAA
- a CDS encoding ThiF family adenylyltransferase yields MDNINERYSRQMLFSGIGNEGQLKLAEASILIVGMGALGTAIANHLVRAGIGRVRIVDRDYVEMSNLQRQMLYDEEDVRDHLPKAEAAKYKLEKINSTIQIESIVADVNPTNVMELLDDIDVVLDGTDNFQTRFLMNDACFKLGIPFAYGGVVGATGLTSLFIPGETACLSCLIGSNASSGATCDTVGVISPVVDIVASMQCVEVLKYLTGNHGSLRHALLSIDVWHNRQHQVSITKPKATCPTCQKGEFNHLNKSTDEATMMCGRETVQINRGMPFELDEWSERLTPLATEVKKTPFLIRVQLHEGERLVLFPDGRVLVQGTEEISRAKSLFSRYIGN; encoded by the coding sequence TTGGATAATATCAATGAACGGTATTCAAGGCAAATGCTATTTTCAGGAATTGGGAACGAAGGTCAATTAAAGTTAGCTGAAGCTTCTATTTTGATAGTTGGAATGGGAGCACTTGGTACAGCGATTGCAAACCATCTTGTTCGAGCTGGTATAGGGCGCGTCAGGATTGTTGATCGAGATTATGTGGAAATGAGTAACTTGCAAAGACAGATGCTGTATGATGAAGAGGATGTCCGCGATCATCTTCCAAAGGCTGAGGCTGCAAAATATAAACTCGAAAAAATAAATTCTACTATCCAAATTGAGTCGATTGTAGCGGATGTGAATCCAACTAATGTGATGGAATTACTGGATGACATAGATGTTGTTCTTGATGGCACTGACAATTTTCAAACACGTTTTCTGATGAATGACGCGTGCTTTAAACTGGGCATTCCTTTTGCATACGGTGGTGTAGTTGGAGCAACTGGATTAACGAGTTTGTTTATTCCTGGAGAGACGGCTTGCTTATCATGTTTAATAGGCTCTAATGCCTCGTCAGGAGCTACTTGTGATACGGTTGGAGTTATTAGTCCTGTTGTAGATATTGTTGCCTCTATGCAATGTGTAGAGGTCTTAAAGTACTTAACAGGAAATCATGGTTCGCTCCGCCATGCTTTATTATCAATTGATGTCTGGCATAATAGGCAGCACCAAGTTTCCATTACAAAACCGAAAGCAACTTGTCCAACGTGTCAGAAGGGTGAGTTTAACCATTTAAACAAATCAACGGACGAGGCCACAATGATGTGTGGAAGAGAAACCGTTCAGATTAATCGAGGTATGCCATTTGAACTTGATGAATGGAGTGAACGTTTAACACCTTTAGCCACTGAAGTGAAAAAAACACCGTTTCTTATTCGAGTGCAACTGCATGAGGGTGAAAGATTAGTCCTATTTCCTGATGGCCGTGTTCTTGTTCAAGGAACAGAGGAAATTAGCAGAGCGAAAAGTCTATTTAGTCGATACATTGGTAACTAA
- a CDS encoding DUF92 domain-containing protein, which produces MRKLTKSGAVTAVGVGFAITLGMGLSGLVVLAVFFISSSALSSIFRKKAETSIEVKGSQRDAWQVLANGGAAAVIALLHAVHPSAIYQAAFIASLAAANSDTWASEIGKLSKSRPFHVLSFKRVLPGTSGAVTLLGTFAALAGSTIIAASALLFDWQAFVWQLPLICGIIVAGFVGNMADTIFGATIQVTFTCVNCGATTEQHMHCQEPTIHKNGLLWVTNDTVNALCTIMGAITGAGFAYMIL; this is translated from the coding sequence TTGAGGAAGCTTACAAAATCAGGAGCTGTGACTGCTGTTGGAGTTGGTTTTGCGATTACACTCGGTATGGGTCTTAGTGGTTTAGTTGTTTTAGCGGTATTTTTTATAAGTTCTTCTGCGTTGAGCTCTATTTTCCGAAAAAAGGCGGAAACGTCGATTGAAGTGAAGGGTAGTCAACGTGATGCATGGCAGGTATTAGCGAATGGTGGAGCAGCCGCTGTTATTGCTTTATTACATGCCGTACATCCATCCGCGATTTATCAAGCGGCTTTTATTGCAAGTCTTGCAGCAGCAAACTCCGATACATGGGCATCTGAAATTGGTAAGCTTAGCAAATCGAGACCTTTTCATGTTTTAAGCTTTAAACGAGTCTTGCCTGGAACCTCTGGTGCTGTGACTCTTTTAGGGACTTTTGCAGCATTAGCAGGCAGTACTATCATTGCTGCTAGTGCGTTGTTATTTGACTGGCAGGCATTTGTTTGGCAATTGCCTTTAATCTGTGGGATTATAGTGGCAGGATTTGTAGGAAATATGGCAGACACCATTTTTGGAGCAACGATACAGGTAACATTTACATGTGTTAATTGTGGAGCAACAACCGAACAACATATGCATTGCCAAGAGCCAACCATTCATAAAAATGGATTACTTTGGGTAACCAATGATACGGTTAACGCATTGTGTACCATAATGGGAGCTATTACGGGTGCAGGGTTTGCTTATATGATATTGTAA